Proteins encoded together in one Rhodospirillaceae bacterium window:
- a CDS encoding S8 family serine peptidase: protein MADQPVRLLVKADPGASGKVIKLAASDAPLLTMTPLFKSIDQPDKALGAVAKPIWYVACGAGGGNPWDLCHDLMRGGLGIAGASKVTFAEPDAEQQWLWSQPGREMLGLAGECGKPEPQDGDVYATATPSTWFRDNTHGQLDAAQQAIGAPPAGKPIRIAHVDTGYDPNHKTKPTHLRTDLQRNFVDDGKPNDATDRSRDNVLTNFGHGTATLALLAGGPFDDSQQHLGAASAFEVVPIRVADSVILFRNSAIAQAFDYVHSLWGDPGKRVHVITMSMGGVASAAWTDAVNALYERGIFVVTAAGNNFGNLPTRFTVYPARFNRVVAACGVMADGRPWADLPIRKMAGCYGPRDKEATALAAYTPNVPWAKIGCPKLLDWDGNGTSSATPQIAAAAALWMQKNWQALEGYSKPWMRVEATRRALFESAGTVADKDRMRRFGRGLLRAKDALAVAAASEASLKMQPQDSASFALIRVLTGLGMEPALAVRDRMLELEALQISQRSAEVAKLLEKLDDGDEVPRAQILEAIASQSGISRALKERISQQSHEHTIVPPLPGAPPIQPPAAPPVSASQPKMHQPAVRPLRVFAFDPSASTRLDTFRLNEATLQIKWEPNLQPGPVGDYLEVVDVDPPSSAAYRPVDLDQPTLLVENGLTPSIGNPAFHQQMVYAVAMKTIGHFERALGRVALWAERFQGGRHPASRFVRRLRIYPHALREANAFYSPEKRALLFGYFNAQAEDVGDNLPGGMVFTCLSHDIVAHETSHALLDGLHPRYKEATNLDMLAFHEAFSDIVALFQHFTLPDALRDQIARSGGRLTMAGGLGELAREFGQAIGNRKALRDAVGEEAKRTDYESAVKPHDRGAVLVAAVFEAFIKIYTNHTERLFRLASGGTGVMPAGNLPHDLVEELAEAAARIAERVLNICIRALDYCPPVDLRFGEYLRALVTADRDLLPDDGHLYRVAFVQAFRARGIYPPGVTNLSIDALAWDKPDFDYGSLQSVVRAFSGEWSLKSDRYEAYVKSNALARDIHMWVVRPENKELIAHLGLIQNDKPVVMTVGDVVGKLSPVEVHSVRPLQRVGPDGNILNYAVIEITQSFRCKKTEQRYRGGCTIIFDRDKGDVRYVIRKRVAHSARIAAQQKFYEVATRQGLQGTYFTENSFGAEPFAMMHRHG, encoded by the coding sequence ATGGCCGACCAACCTGTTCGACTCTTGGTGAAAGCCGATCCCGGCGCGTCCGGGAAAGTGATAAAGCTGGCGGCGTCCGACGCGCCGCTCCTTACGATGACACCGCTCTTCAAGAGCATCGACCAGCCCGACAAGGCGCTGGGCGCGGTGGCCAAGCCCATCTGGTATGTCGCCTGCGGCGCCGGCGGCGGTAATCCTTGGGACCTCTGCCACGACCTGATGCGCGGCGGGCTCGGCATCGCCGGCGCCTCGAAGGTGACCTTCGCCGAACCGGATGCGGAGCAGCAATGGCTATGGTCGCAGCCGGGGCGCGAGATGCTGGGCCTTGCCGGCGAATGCGGAAAGCCGGAGCCCCAGGATGGCGATGTCTATGCCACGGCCACACCGAGTACCTGGTTTCGCGACAATACTCATGGGCAGCTCGACGCGGCCCAGCAGGCGATCGGCGCGCCACCTGCCGGCAAGCCTATCCGCATAGCCCATGTCGATACCGGCTACGACCCGAATCACAAAACCAAGCCGACGCATTTGCGCACCGACCTGCAGCGCAACTTTGTCGATGACGGAAAACCCAATGATGCGACCGACCGATCGCGCGACAATGTCCTCACCAATTTCGGCCACGGCACCGCGACCCTCGCTCTGCTGGCCGGCGGCCCGTTCGATGACAGCCAGCAACATCTGGGCGCCGCCTCGGCGTTCGAGGTGGTGCCGATCCGGGTCGCGGATTCGGTCATTCTTTTTCGCAACAGCGCCATCGCCCAGGCTTTCGACTATGTACACAGCCTCTGGGGCGATCCGGGCAAGCGCGTTCATGTCATCACCATGAGCATGGGTGGGGTCGCCTCGGCGGCCTGGACCGATGCCGTCAACGCGCTCTATGAACGTGGCATCTTCGTCGTGACCGCGGCCGGCAACAATTTCGGCAATCTGCCCACACGCTTCACCGTCTATCCGGCCCGTTTCAACCGGGTTGTGGCGGCCTGCGGCGTGATGGCGGATGGCAGGCCCTGGGCCGATCTACCGATCCGCAAGATGGCCGGCTGCTATGGCCCGCGCGACAAGGAGGCAACGGCGCTTGCCGCCTATACGCCCAATGTCCCCTGGGCCAAGATCGGCTGCCCGAAGCTGCTCGACTGGGACGGCAACGGCACCTCGTCGGCGACGCCGCAGATCGCCGCCGCTGCCGCCCTCTGGATGCAGAAGAACTGGCAGGCGCTGGAGGGCTATTCCAAACCCTGGATGCGCGTGGAAGCTACCCGCCGCGCCTTGTTCGAGAGTGCCGGCACCGTTGCCGACAAGGACCGCATGCGCCGCTTCGGTCGTGGTCTCCTGCGCGCCAAGGATGCGCTGGCGGTGGCGGCGGCCAGCGAAGCGTCGCTCAAGATGCAGCCGCAGGATTCGGCGAGTTTCGCGCTCATTCGTGTCCTCACCGGATTGGGCATGGAACCGGCGCTGGCGGTGCGCGACCGGATGCTGGAACTGGAGGCGCTGCAGATCAGCCAGCGCAGCGCCGAGGTGGCGAAACTGCTTGAGAAACTCGACGACGGGGACGAGGTGCCGCGCGCGCAGATCCTCGAAGCCATTGCCAGCCAATCGGGAATTTCGCGGGCGCTGAAGGAACGGATCAGTCAACAGAGTCACGAACATACCATCGTCCCGCCATTGCCGGGTGCGCCACCCATCCAGCCGCCGGCCGCACCGCCGGTGTCCGCGAGCCAACCGAAAATGCACCAGCCGGCCGTGCGGCCGTTGCGCGTCTTCGCATTCGACCCGTCAGCCAGCACGCGGCTCGACACGTTTCGGCTCAACGAAGCCACCTTGCAGATTAAATGGGAACCGAACCTGCAGCCTGGCCCCGTCGGCGACTATCTCGAAGTGGTCGATGTTGATCCGCCAAGCAGTGCCGCCTATCGACCGGTCGACCTCGATCAGCCGACCCTCCTGGTGGAGAACGGATTGACCCCCAGCATCGGCAATCCGGCTTTTCATCAGCAGATGGTCTATGCCGTGGCGATGAAGACCATCGGGCATTTTGAACGCGCGCTTGGCCGGGTGGCGCTGTGGGCGGAACGTTTCCAAGGAGGGCGGCATCCCGCCTCGCGCTTCGTGCGGCGCCTGCGCATCTACCCCCATGCCCTGCGCGAGGCGAACGCCTTCTACAGCCCGGAAAAGCGCGCGCTGTTGTTCGGCTATTTCAACGCCCAGGCCGAGGATGTCGGCGACAATCTGCCGGGCGGCATGGTGTTCACCTGCCTCTCCCACGACATCGTCGCCCATGAAACCTCCCATGCGCTCCTCGATGGACTGCACCCGCGCTACAAGGAAGCGACCAATCTCGACATGCTGGCCTTCCATGAGGCGTTCTCTGACATCGTCGCCTTGTTCCAGCACTTCACGCTGCCCGACGCGCTGCGCGACCAGATCGCACGCTCCGGGGGCAGGTTGACGATGGCCGGCGGGCTCGGCGAACTGGCGCGGGAGTTCGGTCAGGCGATCGGCAATCGCAAGGCCTTGCGCGACGCCGTGGGTGAGGAAGCCAAGCGGACCGATTACGAATCCGCGGTGAAACCCCATGATCGCGGCGCTGTGCTGGTGGCCGCGGTGTTCGAGGCTTTCATCAAGATCTACACCAATCATACGGAAAGATTGTTCCGCCTGGCGAGTGGTGGCACCGGGGTGATGCCGGCCGGCAATCTCCCGCACGATCTGGTCGAGGAACTTGCAGAAGCGGCGGCGCGTATCGCTGAGCGCGTGCTCAACATCTGCATCCGCGCTCTGGATTATTGTCCACCGGTCGACCTACGGTTCGGCGAGTATCTTCGGGCGCTCGTCACGGCCGATCGCGACCTGTTGCCGGATGACGGCCATCTCTACCGGGTAGCCTTTGTGCAGGCTTTCCGTGCGCGCGGCATCTACCCACCGGGTGTGACCAATTTGTCAATCGACGCCCTGGCCTGGGACAAGCCGGACTTTGACTATGGCAGCCTGCAAAGCGTGGTCAGGGCGTTTTCAGGTGAGTGGTCGCTGAAAAGCGATCGCTACGAGGCCTATGTCAAATCCAACGCCCTCGCCAGGGATATCCATATGTGGGTCGTCAGGCCGGAGAACAAGGAACTGATCGCGCATCTGGGGCTGATACAGAATGACAAACCTGTCGTCATGACCGTGGGTGATGTCGTCGGCAAGCTCTCGCCCGTGGAGGTGCATTCCGTTCGCCCGCTGCAGCGGGTCGGGCCGGACGGGAACATTCTCAACTACGCCGTTATCGAAATCACCCAATCCTTTCGTTGCAAGAAGACCGAGCAGCGCTATCGCGGCGGCTGTACCATCATCTTTGATCGCGACAAAGGCGACGTACGCTATGTCATCCGCAAGCGCGTGGCGCACAGTGCCCGCATAGCAGCCCAGCAGAAATTCTACGAGGTAGCTACGCGGCAGGGCTTGCAAGGCACCTACTTCACGGAAAATTCCTTCGGCGCGGAGCCGTTCGCGATGATGCATCGCCACGGCTGA
- a CDS encoding PLP-dependent aminotransferase family protein, whose translation MVKKSGGALLLSVKLDPQSPKPLSTQLCLALRDLILGGGLRAGDRLPATRMIALDLKVSRTTVIEALARLQAEGLIESRTGAGAYVSRVMEQRQVAVPSLAPPRPPRLSRSMTQGAPIILDRLTHEARAFTTAMPAFDAFPMGLWSRHVAKHWRARRDIIMGYGDTQGYMPLRRAIAAHLRANRAIDCEPEEVFITNGAQHAFQLIASILLDPGDRIWFENPGAIGARNCFAAAGAELIPVPVDGEGLMVEAGLARARDFRLAFVTPSHQQPLGSTMSLRRRLALLSAAEVADAWVVEDDYDGEFCYAGLPPPTLKSTDTADRVIYVGTFSKTLFPALRLGYVLVPKGLVTVFDKLIRSFVTGVPSNPQAVVADFMDEGHFAAHIRRMRKLYAERHDALLEAARAKLDGLLTVVATNTGLHTVGHLPPGYSEKDIVGGALARQVTVVPFQRYSIEPIGQTGLVLGFSGVGTGDIRKGVDILAETIAGAAP comes from the coding sequence ATGGTCAAGAAATCCGGCGGCGCCCTGCTGCTCTCGGTCAAGCTCGACCCCCAGTCGCCCAAGCCGCTCAGCACCCAGCTATGCCTGGCCCTGCGCGATCTCATCCTCGGCGGTGGCCTCCGCGCCGGCGACCGGCTGCCGGCCACAAGGATGATCGCCCTCGACCTCAAGGTCTCGCGGACCACCGTCATCGAGGCCTTGGCCCGCCTGCAGGCCGAGGGCCTCATTGAATCGCGGACCGGCGCCGGCGCCTATGTCAGCCGCGTGATGGAGCAACGGCAGGTCGCGGTCCCGTCCCTGGCGCCGCCGCGCCCACCGCGCCTCTCCCGCAGTATGACCCAGGGCGCCCCCATCATCCTCGACCGGCTGACCCATGAGGCGCGCGCCTTCACCACGGCGATGCCGGCCTTTGACGCCTTCCCGATGGGCCTGTGGTCGCGCCATGTGGCCAAGCATTGGCGCGCGCGCCGCGACATCATCATGGGCTATGGAGATACCCAGGGCTATATGCCGCTCCGCCGTGCGATCGCAGCACATCTCCGCGCCAACCGCGCCATCGATTGCGAACCCGAGGAAGTCTTCATCACCAATGGCGCCCAGCATGCCTTCCAGCTGATCGCCAGCATCCTGCTCGATCCCGGCGACCGCATCTGGTTCGAAAACCCGGGAGCCATTGGCGCCCGCAACTGCTTTGCCGCCGCCGGTGCCGAGCTTATTCCCGTGCCGGTCGATGGCGAAGGGCTGATGGTCGAGGCTGGCCTCGCCCGCGCCCGCGACTTCCGCCTCGCCTTCGTGACGCCCTCACACCAGCAGCCACTGGGCTCGACCATGAGCCTGCGGCGGCGCCTCGCCTTGCTCAGTGCTGCGGAAGTCGCCGATGCCTGGGTGGTGGAGGACGATTACGATGGCGAGTTCTGCTATGCCGGCCTGCCGCCGCCGACGCTCAAGAGCACCGATACCGCCGACCGCGTTATCTATGTCGGCACCTTCAGCAAAACCCTGTTTCCGGCCCTGCGCCTTGGCTACGTGCTGGTGCCCAAGGGCCTGGTCACGGTTTTCGACAAGCTGATCCGGTCCTTTGTGACGGGTGTGCCCTCGAATCCACAGGCGGTGGTCGCCGATTTCATGGATGAAGGCCATTTTGCCGCCCATATCCGCCGCATGCGCAAGCTCTATGCCGAACGCCACGATGCGTTGCTGGAGGCCGCGCGTGCCAAACTGGACGGGCTGCTGACCGTCGTGGCGACCAATACCGGCCTCCACACGGTCGGCCATCTCCCACCTGGATACTCGGAGAAGGACATCGTTGGCGGCGCGCTTGCCCGTCAGGTGACGGTCGTTCCGTTCCAGCGCTACAGCATCGAACCCATTGGCCAGACAGGCCTGGTCCTGGGATTCAGCGGGGTCGGCACCGGCGATATCCGCAAGGGCGTCGACATCCTGGCGGAAACGATCGCCGGCGCGGCACCCTGA
- a CDS encoding mandelate racemase/muconate lactonizing enzyme family protein — protein MKIKSIETFSNQYVGFVRVTASDGSQGWGQVSTYNADITSLIVHRQVAPWALGHAIESGADIARLVDLIPEKELKFPGSYLCRAICGLDTALWDLRGKIEGKSVCELLGGKPGRLRAYASSMKRDITPADEAKRFLGLRDKHGFDAFKFRVGAEFGHDIDEWPGRTEEIVPTIRKALGDKAELLVDGNSGFSPKRAIEVGHMLQDNGVVHFEEPCIYWELEQIREVREALDLDVAAGEQDCLIPTWRHMIEMKAVDIIQPDVCYIGGMVRAMRVAEMGAKAGLPCTPHAANWSLVTLFTMHMLRAIEHPGKYLEFSIEGADYYPWQYGLFRNDPYVVKDGMVTVPDTPGWGIEIEPSWLDRAHYQISEIG, from the coding sequence ATGAAAATCAAATCGATCGAGACGTTTTCCAACCAGTATGTCGGTTTTGTACGGGTGACGGCCAGCGACGGGTCGCAAGGCTGGGGCCAGGTTTCGACCTATAACGCCGATATCACCAGCCTGATCGTGCACCGGCAGGTGGCGCCCTGGGCGCTTGGCCATGCGATCGAGAGCGGTGCCGACATCGCGCGCCTGGTCGACCTCATCCCGGAGAAGGAGCTGAAATTCCCGGGCTCCTATCTGTGCCGGGCGATCTGCGGCCTCGATACCGCCTTGTGGGATCTCCGCGGCAAAATCGAGGGCAAGAGTGTCTGCGAGCTGCTGGGCGGCAAGCCCGGACGGCTCCGTGCCTATGCCTCGTCGATGAAGCGCGACATCACGCCTGCCGACGAGGCCAAGCGCTTCCTGGGTTTACGCGACAAGCATGGGTTTGATGCCTTCAAATTCCGGGTCGGGGCCGAGTTCGGCCATGACATCGACGAATGGCCGGGCCGCACCGAGGAGATCGTCCCCACCATCCGCAAGGCGCTGGGCGACAAGGCGGAACTCCTGGTCGACGGCAATAGCGGCTTTTCACCCAAGCGTGCGATCGAAGTCGGCCACATGCTGCAGGACAATGGTGTCGTCCATTTCGAGGAGCCCTGCATCTATTGGGAACTGGAGCAGATCCGCGAGGTACGCGAGGCGCTCGATCTCGACGTCGCCGCGGGCGAGCAGGATTGCCTGATCCCGACCTGGCGCCACATGATCGAAATGAAGGCGGTCGACATCATCCAGCCGGATGTCTGCTATATCGGCGGCATGGTACGCGCCATGCGCGTGGCCGAGATGGGCGCCAAGGCCGGCCTGCCCTGCACGCCGCACGCCGCCAACTGGTCGCTGGTGACCCTGTTCACCATGCATATGCTCAGAGCCATTGAGCATCCCGGCAAATATCTGGAGTTCTCGATCGAGGGCGCCGATTACTATCCGTGGCAATACGGCCTGTTCCGCAATGATCCCTATGTCGTCAAGGACGGCATGGTGACGGTCCCTGATACGCCGGGCTGGGGCATCGAGATCGAGCCAAGCTGGCTAGACCGTGCGCATTACCAGATCAGCGAGATCGGCTGA
- a CDS encoding GMC family oxidoreductase N-terminal domain-containing protein, translated as MSGFDYIIVGAGSAGCVLANRLSADSRHKVLLLEAGGDDRRFWITTPIGYGRSFYDPAVNWMYETEPDAGLGGRRSYWPRGKVLGGSSSINAMVYVRGQRTDFDDWAAAGNPGWGWQDVLPYFRKMETNLLGARDLHGSDGPLNVVDIWRDRHPICDDYLAACNALGVPTVDDINGAEAECAGLYHITTRNGRRESSATAYLRPVLGRPNLTVVTQAQATRILMDNQRAVGIAYRRSREEVTAICRGEVILSAGAINSPQLLQLSGIGPGSLLQRHGIPVVHDSPAVGQNLQDHLCVDFLFRARRPTLNNELYPLFGKLRAGLRYLATRRGPLALSLNQGGGFVRTRTKFKRPNIQLYFSPVSYTKALPRTRPLMNPDPFPGFLLGYSACRPESRGSLAIASADPFAPPVIQPNYLSDPRDMTDMVEGWRYIRRLAATPALSAVIERETAPGAACQSEAAIIDDIRSRAGSVFHPVSTCMMGPDPASAVVDSELRVHGIAGLRVVDASVFPSVTSGNTNAPTIMLAEKAADILLNAT; from the coding sequence ATGAGCGGCTTCGACTACATCATCGTCGGTGCCGGGTCGGCCGGCTGTGTACTGGCCAACCGATTGAGCGCAGACAGCCGCCACAAGGTGCTGCTGCTGGAAGCGGGCGGTGACGACCGGCGCTTCTGGATCACGACGCCGATCGGCTATGGCCGCTCCTTCTATGATCCCGCCGTCAACTGGATGTATGAGACCGAGCCGGATGCGGGCCTCGGCGGGCGTCGCAGCTATTGGCCGCGCGGCAAGGTTCTGGGCGGGTCGAGCTCGATCAATGCCATGGTCTATGTGCGCGGTCAGCGCACCGATTTCGACGATTGGGCGGCGGCCGGCAATCCCGGCTGGGGCTGGCAGGACGTGCTGCCCTATTTCCGCAAGATGGAAACGAACCTGTTGGGGGCGCGCGATCTCCATGGCAGCGACGGCCCGCTCAATGTGGTCGATATCTGGCGCGACCGGCATCCGATCTGCGACGATTACCTGGCCGCCTGCAACGCGCTGGGTGTCCCGACGGTCGATGACATCAACGGCGCAGAGGCCGAATGCGCCGGGCTCTATCACATCACGACCCGGAACGGCCGGCGTGAATCGAGTGCCACGGCTTATCTGCGGCCGGTCCTGGGTCGGCCGAACCTCACGGTCGTCACCCAGGCGCAGGCGACGCGCATCCTGATGGACAACCAGCGCGCCGTCGGCATCGCCTATCGCCGCAGCCGTGAGGAGGTGACCGCCATTTGCCGCGGCGAGGTGATCCTCAGCGCCGGCGCCATCAACTCGCCGCAATTGCTGCAACTTTCCGGCATCGGCCCTGGCAGCCTGCTGCAGCGCCACGGCATTCCGGTCGTGCATGACAGCCCGGCGGTCGGGCAGAATCTGCAGGACCATCTCTGCGTCGACTTCCTGTTCCGGGCGCGCCGCCCGACCTTGAACAACGAGCTCTACCCCCTCTTCGGCAAACTGCGCGCCGGGCTGCGCTATCTGGCCACCCGGCGCGGTCCGCTGGCACTCAGCCTCAACCAGGGTGGCGGATTCGTGCGCACGCGCACGAAATTCAAGCGGCCCAACATCCAGCTCTATTTCTCGCCGGTGAGTTACACCAAGGCGCTACCGCGCACCCGACCCTTGATGAACCCCGATCCGTTTCCCGGATTCCTGCTCGGCTACTCGGCCTGCCGGCCGGAGAGTCGCGGCAGCCTCGCCATCGCTAGCGCAGATCCGTTCGCGCCGCCCGTGATCCAGCCCAATTACCTCAGCGACCCGCGCGACATGACGGACATGGTCGAGGGGTGGCGTTATATCCGCAGGCTTGCAGCGACACCGGCGCTCTCGGCTGTGATCGAACGTGAAACGGCGCCGGGTGCGGCGTGCCAGAGCGAGGCTGCGATCATCGACGATATCCGCTCGCGGGCGGGATCGGTGTTCCATCCGGTCAGCACCTGCATGATGGGCCCGGACCCGGCCAGCGCCGTGGTCGATTCCGAATTGCGCGTCCATGGAATTGCCGGCCTGCGCGTCGTGGATGCCTCGGTCTTCCCCAGCGTGACCTCGGGCAATACCAATGCGCCCACCATCATGCTGGCGGAGAAGGCGGCGGACATCCTCCTGAATGCCACCTGA
- a CDS encoding 3-methyl-2-oxobutanoate hydroxymethyltransferase, with protein MADRRPTVADLLAIKGVRQLSMLQVNTLEEAAAAQLAGVDLLSVEPSLLTPAFRDAVPTCFTIPGLDAGKYISEEEYLRGAFTALAAGADAVYCAASLPIIRRLRDEGIPVCGHVGLIPSRATWTGGFKAVGKTVATALLVWRQTKALEQAGAFASEIEVVPDELARVISRNTSMFMISMGAGNGCDAQYLFAEDVLGSNRGHYPRHAKSYRNFAAEYDRLQQERVAAFKEYVADIRSGAYPAQKHMVKIAPEELEMFLAEVGPELPGISS; from the coding sequence ATGGCCGATCGCAGACCGACCGTTGCCGATCTACTGGCGATCAAGGGCGTGCGGCAGCTCAGCATGCTACAGGTGAACACGCTTGAAGAGGCCGCAGCGGCGCAGCTTGCCGGCGTGGATCTGTTGTCCGTCGAGCCGAGCCTGCTCACCCCCGCCTTTCGCGACGCGGTGCCAACCTGTTTCACCATTCCAGGCCTCGATGCGGGAAAGTACATCAGTGAAGAAGAATATCTCCGCGGTGCCTTCACGGCTCTGGCCGCCGGCGCTGACGCGGTCTATTGCGCGGCCAGTCTGCCGATCATTCGGCGCCTGCGCGACGAGGGCATACCGGTCTGTGGCCATGTTGGCCTGATCCCGTCCCGGGCGACCTGGACGGGCGGGTTCAAGGCCGTGGGCAAGACGGTGGCAACGGCCCTGCTGGTGTGGCGCCAGACCAAGGCCCTGGAGCAGGCGGGGGCATTCGCGTCGGAAATCGAAGTCGTCCCGGACGAGCTGGCGCGCGTCATTTCCCGAAACACTTCGATGTTCATGATCTCGATGGGTGCCGGAAACGGATGCGACGCGCAGTATCTGTTCGCCGAGGATGTGCTGGGCAGCAATCGCGGGCATTACCCGCGCCATGCCAAATCCTACCGGAACTTTGCGGCCGAGTATGACCGGTTGCAACAGGAGCGTGTCGCTGCTTTCAAGGAATACGTGGCCGATATCCGGTCCGGGGCCTATCCGGCGCAGAAACACATGGTCAAGATCGCGCCCGAAGAGCTTGAGATGTTCCTGGCGGAAGTGGGGCCAGAGCTGCCCGGCATCTCGTCCTGA
- a CDS encoding Gfo/Idh/MocA family oxidoreductase: MSKKLRIGLIGSGFIARCHVYGYRTMLSVFPEAAAFPDFEIVAELTPELAKAAADRFGFRRHTADWRTLVSDPAVDIVDICVPSNLHREIALAAIGAGKHIYCEKPVALNGDEAAEIAAAAGKAGVKSLVGYSYLRNPLVGLAKKLIAEGAIGEIVHFRGAHNEDYMADPSHPFIWRCDPAIAGKAGALGDLGSHIISIARLLVGEIAAVSGQATTVIKKRPIAPGSKETRQVGNDDQTQFLIEFANGATGHIETSRIATGSHMDITYEIVGTHGAIQFDGERMNEIRIYSDRDPEDRRGFRTVYAGPAHPPYGNFVPGAAHGLGFNDHKVIEAYEVMQLVGGDRPAYPDLAEAARIGRVLDAVLQSSAERRWVKLV; this comes from the coding sequence ATGTCAAAGAAACTCCGTATCGGCCTGATCGGCAGCGGCTTCATCGCTCGCTGCCATGTCTATGGCTATCGCACGATGTTGTCGGTCTTTCCCGAGGCGGCAGCGTTTCCGGATTTCGAAATCGTGGCGGAGCTGACGCCGGAACTCGCCAAGGCGGCGGCGGATCGTTTTGGCTTCCGCCGTCACACCGCGGACTGGCGGACATTGGTCAGCGATCCCGCTGTCGATATTGTCGATATCTGCGTCCCCAGCAACCTGCACCGCGAGATCGCACTGGCAGCAATTGGGGCCGGCAAGCATATCTATTGTGAAAAGCCGGTGGCGCTGAACGGCGACGAGGCAGCGGAAATCGCTGCGGCGGCCGGCAAGGCGGGGGTCAAGTCCCTGGTCGGCTACAGCTATTTGCGCAATCCGCTGGTGGGGCTCGCCAAAAAGTTGATCGCTGAAGGCGCCATTGGCGAGATCGTCCATTTCCGGGGCGCTCACAACGAAGATTACATGGCCGATCCATCGCATCCCTTTATCTGGCGCTGCGACCCGGCGATTGCCGGCAAGGCCGGTGCCCTCGGCGATCTCGGCAGTCATATCATCAGCATCGCGCGCTTGCTGGTGGGGGAGATAGCAGCGGTCTCCGGGCAGGCGACCACGGTCATCAAGAAGCGGCCCATCGCTCCCGGTTCAAAGGAGACACGTCAGGTTGGCAATGATGATCAGACGCAATTCCTGATCGAATTCGCCAACGGTGCAACCGGTCACATCGAGACCAGCCGGATCGCCACCGGCAGTCATATGGACATCACCTACGAGATTGTCGGCACTCACGGTGCGATCCAGTTCGACGGCGAAAGGATGAACGAAATCCGGATCTATTCGGATCGGGATCCGGAAGACCGCCGTGGCTTCCGCACGGTCTATGCCGGCCCGGCACATCCACCATACGGAAATTTTGTGCCTGGTGCCGCCCATGGCCTGGGATTCAACGATCACAAGGTCATCGAGGCCTATGAAGTGATGCAGCTGGTGGGCGGCGACCGGCCGGCCTATCCGGATCTGGCCGAGGCGGCGCGGATCGGCCGGGTGCTGGACGCGGTGCTTCAGTCATCCGCGGAGAGGCGTTGGGTGAAGCTGGTTTGA
- a CDS encoding sugar ABC transporter ATP-binding protein: protein MTSPLIELQNVSKFYGTVIALKDVSIAVNAGEVLCLLGDNGAGKSTLIKTLSGVHRPTEGRILIEGEEVVLHSPREALDRGIATVYQDLATVPLMSVARNFFMGREPTRGHGLFNRLDWDFMNRTARAEMSKMGIDIRDPSQPVGTLSGGERQSLAISRAVFFGAKVLILDEPTSALGVHQASVVLRLIARARARGLGVIFITHNVHHAYPVADVLTLLNRGRCVGTFRQSEISRERVLEMMAGGKELVDLETELRTIRDEAGQGAS, encoded by the coding sequence ATGACGTCTCCTCTGATCGAATTGCAGAATGTCAGCAAGTTCTACGGAACGGTCATCGCGTTGAAAGACGTCTCGATCGCTGTCAATGCCGGCGAGGTACTCTGCCTGCTTGGCGACAATGGCGCCGGCAAATCGACCCTGATCAAGACGCTCTCCGGCGTGCACCGGCCGACTGAAGGACGGATCCTGATCGAGGGAGAAGAGGTAGTTCTCCATTCGCCGCGGGAGGCTCTCGATCGCGGCATCGCGACCGTCTACCAGGATCTTGCCACCGTCCCGCTGATGAGTGTCGCGCGCAACTTTTTCATGGGGCGCGAACCGACCCGGGGGCACGGCCTGTTCAATCGCCTCGACTGGGATTTCATGAACCGGACGGCGCGTGCGGAAATGTCCAAGATGGGCATCGACATTCGCGACCCCAGCCAGCCCGTGGGGACTCTCTCCGGCGGCGAACGCCAATCCCTGGCGATTTCCCGCGCGGTGTTCTTCGGTGCCAAGGTGCTGATCCTCGACGAGCCGACCTCAGCCCTGGGCGTGCATCAGGCGTCCGTCGTCCTGCGGCTGATCGCCCGCGCCCGCGCCCGTGGCCTGGGCGTGATTTTCATCACCCATAACGTCCATCATGCCTATCCCGTGGCTGACGTCTTGACATTGCTGAACCGCGGTCGTTGCGTCGGAACATTCCGTCAATCGGAGATATCGCGCGAGCGAGTCCTTGAAATGATGGCCGGGGGCAAGGAACTGGTCGATCTGGAAACCGAATTGCGTACGATCCGGGACGAAGCCGGGCAGGGAGCGTCCTGA